A window from Cydia strobilella chromosome 9, ilCydStro3.1, whole genome shotgun sequence encodes these proteins:
- the LOC134743949 gene encoding uncharacterized protein LOC134743949, with the protein MRQDSAPTTTIERTLTKLLARQSVKELPPFSGDVLEWPIFYSQFKTTTQLCKYSEEENIARLMKSLKGKARDAVSALLVSATGLDKIISTLKLRFGRQDHLIEVMLSKIRAINNIRHDDVNGLIDYATSVQNIVAAMTLTDETGHLTNITLIREIISKLPSILQYQWSFYVYDRYYDRVTMQTLADWLMKTANAATHIAPILSKSVEKPSRTFEPSARYASPRSKLALTTKQPMTSRPAVFTVNKNNSKSTKKCVMCEDNHDIEKCPKFLALSMDARWQYVTSRALCFSCMSPRHQILECYNKKKCEHCKRSHHTTLHAEPKPAEPNSMMPDPKPSSAAAVVTHTNVQPTSHVILKVARVVVSGPLGSENILAMLDGGAGVSLMDDDLACRLGVSGPATDLRLTGACRMQAAAKGSQRVSINVRGVKVEDSYDIFVDTVKHLALPMYKHDLGRLGRNHDLIKRFYDDLGTTDDIDERPLLLLGTDNVDLIVTRELFSGRNCSDSLYVCLTRLGHVVHGKSPNILPNDVAVLHLCACEELNDAIKQSFSTEGFGVKPYTDVPRSKNDLKALTILENTSKLVGDRWETGLLWKDDIPDLPDSYNLALKRLDGIKKKMSRLPEFARRYSDKVKENLEKGYISKLNDRDVAVRTGKTWFLPHFAVFNPNKPDKLRIVLDCAARVSGKSLNDHLLSGPDFLTSLPGVLLAFRCHKVAVVGDIQEMFHRVLIREEDRQAQRLLWVDGEYVMNVMTFGAICSPASAQYVKNQNARRFEDSHPKAVDAIMNHHYVDDYIHSIETIDEAINTVDDVLRIHASGGFNMRNLMSNSKELLRHLPEDKLAPGGVKFLADNKEEQLERVLGVNWDPEADTFAFSMKFHSVSQDLQSGTKRPSKREVLRLIMSVFDPLGFLLPTTIKGRLILQDVWRDAIGWDDEIGSSHYDRWKTWLNKLEQAKSTRIPRWLMTEDSAMGEQVQLHIFCDASSRAFSTVAYLRLPLLKGKWHLAFVMSRGRIAPLKTLSIPRLELQAAVMGARLSRVLREYIKFDGPTTFWTDSKTVVAWLKSDTGRFKPFVAHRVAEVTELTDFRDWRWVPTDLNPADDATRDADAIDRSRWLNGPDFLKQPEKTWPKPDTEASLDPDDVEVKAVCLINRHCGRALPDIRRFSKYWRFVRSVAWLLRYVRNARQQQLGSIQAGELTAQELDNAERLCAADSQERTFAEEISTLRRSNTVSNKSCLRQLTPYLDSDGLLRARGRTESAVSLTAEAKRPIILHPKDEFTRLLVRQQHLDQAHVNREEAHLNLRRKWWIVSGRNAVKTAWNDCQVCKNARAKPSPPLMGQLPDMRVTPTGRAFTHTGLDYFGPMTVKIGRRQEKRYGALFTCMTVRAIHIELASDLTTTSALMALRRFIARRGCPKTIWSDNATTFRGADRELTQAVRAIDRDELTRFSSPRQIEWRFIAPVAPHMGGCWERMVRAVKTALKATLNTRIPREDTLTTLLAEAEAIVNGRPLTYVPLDHNDDLPLTPNDFLMPMTDRTGMTATSGTFNDGDLLRRSWRESQRLADLLWKRWVKEYLPTLTRREKWYQSSTPLAEGDIVVIADSQSPRNLWPRGRVVKTYPGRDGQVRVADVQTGHGLYQRPVTKLCRLDVRPTQD; encoded by the coding sequence ATGAGACAAGACTCCGCGCCGACGACCACGATCGAGCGAACGCTCACTAAACTACTAGCAAGACAATCGGTCAAAGAGCTGCCGCCTTTTTCCGGTGACGTCCTAGAATGGCCGATCTTCTATAGCCAATTTAAAACAACGACCCAGTTGTGCAAATACAGTGAAGAGGAAAACATCGCGCGGCTCATGAAAAGCCTAAAAGGTAAAGCTCGCGATGCCGTGTCTGCTTTATTAGTTAGTGCAACTGGCCTCGATAAAATTATTTCGACGCTTAAGCTCAGATTCGGCCGACAAGACCACCTTATTGAGGTAATGCTTTCAAAAATTCGTGCCATCAATAATATAAGGCACGACGACGTCAACGGCCTCATCGACTACGCAACCTCTGTACAAAACATCGTGGCAgcaatgacactgacagatgAAACGGGCCATCTAACAAATATCACTTTAATTCGGGAAATCATATCGAAATTACCGTCTATCCTGCAATACCAATGGAGTTTTTACGTTTATGACAGATACTACGACCGTGTAACCATGCAAACTTTGGCCGACTGGCTTATGAAGACAGCGAACGCGGCCACACATATAGCTCCTATTCTTTCGAAGTCCGTAGAAAAGCCTAGCCGTACGTTTGAGCCATCAGCACGCTACGCTTCACCACGCAGTAAGCTCGCGCTAACGACAAAGCAACCTATGACCAGCCGACCCGCCGTGTTCACAGTAAACAAAAATAACAGTAAGTCAACTAAGAAGTGCGTCATGTGCGAAGACAACCACGATATAGAGAAGTGCCCTAAATTCCTGGCCCTCTCTATGGACGCCCGCTGGCAGTACGTGACATCTAGGGCACTGTGCTTTTCGTGCATGTCACCTCGGCACCAGATCTTGGAGtgctacaacaaaaaaaaatgtgaacatTGCAAAAGATCACACCACACGACGCTACACGCCGAGCCGAAGCCCGCCGAACCGAACTCTATGATGCCCGATCCGAAGCCCTCATCAGCCGCCGCTGTCGTCACTCACACTAACGTGCAGCCGACTAGTCACGTCATACTCAAAGTCGCCAGAGTGGTGGTCAGTGGGCCGCTGGGATCGGAGAACATATTAGCGATGCTTGACGGAGGAGCCGGTGTCAGTCTTATGGACGATGATCTCGCATGCCGCCTCGGAGTCTCCGGCCCTGCGACGGACCTACGCCTCACGGGAGCATGCAGGATGCAGGCTGCAGCCAAGGGCTCGCAACGCGTCAGCATCAACGTCCGCGGCGTGAAGGTTGAAGACTCCTACGATATTTTTGTCGATACTGTTAAACATTTAGCCTTGCCTATGTATAAACATGATTTAGGTAGGCTAGGGCGTAACCATGATTTAATAAAAAGATTTTACGACGACTTAGGGACGACTGACGACATTGACGAACGACCGTTACTTCTTTTAGGTACTGACAATGTAGACCTTATTGTCACTAGGGAGCTCTTCTCAGGGCGTAACTGCAGTGACTCACTCTACGTGTGCCTCACTCGCCTGGGACACGTAGTGCATGGCAAAAGTCCTAACATTTTGCCTAATGACGTTGCAGTCCTGCATTTATGCGCCTGTGAGGAGCTCAATGATGCAATAAAACAGTCGTTTTCGACCGAGGGATTTGGTGTCAAACCGTATACCGACGTTCCTCGATCGAAAAACGACTTAAAAGCCTTAACCATTTTAGAAAATACGTCAAAATTAGTAGGTGACAGGTGGGAGACAGGCCTTCTTTGGAAGGATGACATACCTGATCTGCCTGACAGCTACAATTTGGCGCTCAAACGTCTTGACGgcattaagaaaaaaatgtctAGACTGCCAGAGTTCGCAAGACGTTATTCGGATAAGGTTAAAGAAAACCTTGAAAAAGGttatatttcaaaattgaaTGACAGAGACGTAGCTGTCAGGACAGGAAAGACATGGTTTTTACCGCACTTCGCGGTTTTTAATCCTAACAAACCTGACAAGCTGCGAATAGTTCTCGATTGCGCCGCTAGGGTGTCGGGGAAATCGCTCAATGACCACCTTCTAAGCGGGCCTGACTTTTTGACTTCCCTCCCTGGGGTACTGCTCGCCTTCCGCTGCCACAAGGTCGCAGTAGTGGGTGACATTCAAGAGATGTTCCACAGGGTGCTAATCAGGGAAGAGGACAGACAAGCACAGCGACTTCTATGGGTCGATGGTGAGTACGTCATGAACGTCATGACGTTTGGCGCCATATGTTCACCGGCATCGGCTCAATACGTAAAAAACCAAAATGCTCGTCGCTTTGAAGACTCTCATCCAAAAGCCGTAGACGCGATAATGAATCACCACTACGTCGATGACTATATCCACTCCATTGAAACCATAGACGAGGCGATCAACACAGTGGATGACGTACTACGGATACATGCATCCGGAGGCTTCAACATGCGAAACCTTATGTCAAATTCGAAGGAGCTACTGCGACACCTGCCAGAAGATAAGCTTGCACCTGGAGGAGTGAAATTCTTGGCGGACAATAAAGAAGAGCAACTCGAACGAGTCCTAGGCGTTAACTGGGACCCTGAAGCAGACACCTTTGCTTTCAGCATGAAGTTCCACAGCGTCAGCCAAGATCTTCAGTCTGGAACGAAGCGCCCAAGCAAGCGAGAAGTGCTCCGCCTCATTATGAGCGTCTTTGACCCTTTAGGGTTTCTCCTACCGACCACCATCAAGGGAAGACTGATCCTTCAGGACGTCTGGAGAGATGCCATTGGCTGGGACGACGAGATCGGGTCTAGCCATTATGACCGATGGAAGACCTGGCTAAACAAGCTCGAACAAGCGAAGAGTACGAGGATCCCAAGATGGCTGATGACTGAAGATTCCGCCATGGGAGAGCAGGTACAGCTTCATATCTTTTGTGACGCCAGCTCCCGAGCATTCTCGACCGTCGCTTACCTACGACTGCCATTGCTTAAAGGTAAATGGCACCTAGCCTTTGTGATGTCCCGAGGACGCATAGCTCCACTCAAGACCCTCAGCATCCCTCGACTCGAACTTCAAGCTGCTGTCATGGGTGCTCGTCTCTCCCGCGTTTTGAGGGAGTACATTAAATTTGACGGACCTACGACGTTCTGGACCGACTCGAAGACTGTTGTCGCCTGGCTGAAGTCTGACACGGGGCGTTTCAAGCCTTTCGTCGCGCATCGCGTTGCCGAAGTCACCGAGCTGACAGACTTCCGTGACTGGAGGTGGGTGCCGACGGACCTCAACCCTGCCGACGACGCAACGCGCGATGCAGACGCCATCGATCGCTCGAGATGGCTGAACGGACCCGACTTCCTGAAACAGCCCGAAAAGACCTGGCCCAAACCTGACACTGAAGCATCTTTGGACCCCGACGACGTTGAGGTCAAGGCCGTGTGCTTAATAAACAGACATTGCGGACGTGCTCTCCCAGACATCAGACGGTTCTCGAAATATTGGAGATTCGTGAGGTCTGTAGCCTGGCTTCTCAGGTACGTGAGGAACGCCAGACAACAGCAACTAGGCTCTATACAAGCCGGCGAACTGACTGCGCAGGAGCTCGACAATGCCGAACGACTGTGTGCCGCTGACTCCCAAGAGAGAACCTTTGCCGAAGAAATCTCCACGCTACGACGGTCTAACACGGTGAGCAACAAAAGCTGCCTTCGGCAGCTGACCCCGTATTTAGACTCTGATGGTCTCCTACGTGCCCGTGGTAGGACCGAATCCGCGGTAAGCCTGACTGCAGAAGCCAAACGCCCAATCATCTTGCACCCGAAAGATGAGTTTACGCGACTGCTGGTCCGCCAGCAACATCTTGACCAAGCGCACGTGAACCGAGAAGAAGCTCACCTCAACCTAAGACGCAAGTGGTGGATAGTCAGCGGGAGGAATGCTGTGAAAACCGCCTGGAACGACTGCCAGGTCTGCAAGAATGCTCGTGCCAAGCCGTCTCCCCCACTAATGGGGCAGCTGCCGGACATGAGAGTCACGCCGACAGGCCGTGCCTTCACTCATACTGGACTCGATTACTTCGGGCCGATGACTGTGAAGATTGGACGCCGCCAAGAGAAACGCTACGGTGCCCTGTTCACTTGCATGACAGTCAGAGCCATTCACATAGAGCTCGCGAGCGACCTGACAACGACGAGCGCCCTAATGGCTCTGCGACGTTTTATCGCCAGACGTGGATGCCCGAAAACAATATGGAGCGACAATGCGACCACCTTCAGGGGAGCTGACCGCGAACTCACGCAAGCCGTACGAGCCATCGACCGAGACGAGCTTACCCGCTTCAGTAGCCCTCGGCAGATAGAATGGAGATTTATTGCTCCTGTAGCTCCGCACATGGGAGGCTGCTGGGAGCGAATGGTCAGAGCCGTGAAGACTGCGCTGAAAGCCACCCTCAATACCAGGATCCCCAGGGAGGACACCCTCACCACTCTGCTGGCTGAGGCGGAAGCAATCGTGAACGGCAGGCCGCTTACCTACGTCCCCCTAGATCACAATGACGACTTACCACTTACGCCTAATGACTTCCTAATGCCGATGACAGACCGGACAGGAATGACTGCAACTTCCGGAACCTTCAACGACGGGGACCTCCTGCGGCGGTCGTGGCGAGAGTCTCAGAGGCTGGCTGACTTACTGTGGAAGCGCTGGGTGAAGGAGTATTTACCCACCTTGACAAGGCGCGAAAAGTGGTACCAGTCCTCAACCCCCCTCGCTGAAGGTGACATAGTCGTCATAGCCGACAGCCAGTCACCTCGCAACCTGTGGCCGCGAGGAAGAGTAGTGAAGACTTACCCAGGACGTGACGGACAGGTCCGAGTGGCAGACGTCCAAACCGGTCATGGACTGTACCAGCGACCGGTGACTAAACTATGTAGACTTGACGTGAGACCGACGCAGGATTGA